Proteins found in one Planococcus citri chromosome 2, ihPlaCitr1.1, whole genome shotgun sequence genomic segment:
- the LOC135834734 gene encoding E3 ubiquitin-protein ligase TRIM71-like isoform X1: protein MNYLNAFAIRPPSTSSSDMRMSSSSQNSRHSSRHSSTSSSVDDRLSPYSIGSISHNSSIRDRTILDSDHTLLNDMRYEIDKLCRSDEPPSSLSRKTSESSSIFEDLPMCDDHHLCKDYFCYDCVYEVCVECIKTQHNEHYLYPGLSCKELFEETERARNMVRDNIMTIEKQINTLHYKKMIAAGNIKAFFHKFRELVDTKETELLNDVGYIAECRARILDQKLKENQSAMNGNQQLMDTIQDYLRIGNIEAAVHECRFAKKHLEVLRSLQRNAQQPDEDIVFIPPDDPCSVGLKELGTITCPSYVASVTCNNMRNMGTNTHNGTSGINGSRTNGIGIGSTMTNVNGNGSLTTTATTMTNGNSLGNNGGGGGGGGNPIFDNGPTFHPFQPFGPPQPRSPLFTTPSQTLVQQQQQQQQQQQQQQQQQQQLQQQQQQTNTLFPTSSTTITSNSNAAMAGIDCPLTSLTTNPNVLPFIGKPLRKDPVPNCISPLNTISSDMNMFPVSFHTRRNYARIKKPVTVFGKEGSGDYDLCRPWGVCCDNNGHIIIADRSNNRIQIFRSDGSHVRKFGQQGTEEGEFNRPAGVAIDYYGRIVVTDKDNHRVQVFTMEGKFVFAFGERGQSNGKFHYPWDVDVNSAGLIAISDTRNHRIQLFTGNGMFLKKFGFESMSNMWKFFDSPRGLCFTPDNTIMVTDFNNHRLYEIDIEKTPKLLNADNYKRCELFRPQGLAMDADGNVLVADCRNNRIQVFSRAGELIGSFGVAGKELGQFDRPSGIALTPDGKIVVVDFGNHRIQIF from the coding sequence ACCGCCGTCGACGTCTTCGTCAGATATGCGCATGTCATCGTCGTCGCAAAACAGCCGTCACAGTAGTCGTCACAGCAGCACCAGCAGCAGCGTAGATGACAGACTATCGCCGTATTCGATCGGTAGTATTAGCCACAACAGCAGCATCCGCGATCGAACCATACTAGACTCAGACCATACGTTGCTAAACGATATGCGCTATGAAATAGACAAATTGTGCCGCTCCGACGAACCGCCTTCATCCTTGTCTCGTAAAACTTCCGAAAGCTCGTCCATCTTCGAAGACTTACCAATGTGCGACGATCACCATTTGTGTAAAGACTACTTCTGCTACGACTGCGTATACGAAGTATGCGTCGAATGCATCAAAACCCAACACAACGAGCACTACCTGTACCCAGGACTATCGTGTAAAGAGCTATTCGAAGAGACCGAACGAGCCCGCAACATGGTCCGCGATAACATCATGACCATCGAGAAACAAATCAATACGCTACATTACAAGAAGATGATCGCCGCCGGCAATATAAAAGCTTTTTTCCATAAGTTTCGCGAACTAGTCGATACCAAGGAGACCGAGTTGCTGAACGATGTGGGCTACATAGCCGAATGCCGAGCTCGTATATTGGACCAGAAACTGAAAGAGAATCAGAGCGCTATGAATGGCAATCAGCAGCTAATGGATACGATACAGGATTACTTGCGTATTGGTAATATCGAGGCAGCTGTGCACGAGTGCAGATTCGCCAAGAAACACTTGGAAGTGCTGAGGAGTCTGCAGAGGAACGCCCAGCAGCCGGATGAAGATATAGTTTTTATACCTCCGGATGATCCGTGCAGCGTCGGATTGAAAGAATTGGGTACGATTACGTGTCCTAGTTACGTGGCTTCGGTTACCTGCAACAATATGCGGAATATGGGTACTAATACTCATAATGGTACCTCTGGAATTAATGGAAGTCGTACCAACGGTATCGGAATCGGTTCAACGATGACCAACGTCAATGGAAATGGTAGTCTTACGACCACTGCGACGACGATGACCAATGGCAACAGCTTGGGCAATAACGGAGGTGGAGGTGGTGGAGGTGGTAATCCGATCTTCGACAATGGACCTACGTTCCATCCCTTCCAACCATTCGGACCTCCTCAGCCTAGATCTCCCCTGTTCACGACACCTTCGCAGACTCTGGTccagcaacaacaacagcaacagcagcagcagcagcaacagcaacagcaacaacaacagctgcagcaacagcaacagcagaCGAATACCTTGTTCCCTACGTCTTCGACGACCATTACGTCTAATTCGAACGCAGCGATGGCCGGAATCGATTGCCCTCTGACGTCGTTGACTACGAACCCGAACGTGTTACCATTTATTGGCAAACCATTGCGAAAGGATCCAGTTCCTAATTGTATTAGTCCTTTGAACACGATATCTTCGGATATGAACATGTTTCCGGTCAGCTTCCATACCAGAAGGAACTACGCCCGGATCAAGAAACCGGTCACCGTGTTCGGTAAAGAAGGCAGCGGAGACTACGACCTATGCAGACCTTGGGGAGTCTGCTGCGATAACAACGGCCATATCATCATAGCCGATCGAAGCAACAACCGTATACAGATCTTCCGATCGGACGGATCTCACGTACGTAAATTCGGCCAACAAGGAACCGAAGAAGGCGAATTCAATCGTCCTGCAGGAGTAGCCATCGATTACTACGGTCGCATCGTAGTCACTGATAAAGATAACCATCGAGTCCAAGTGTTCACAATGGAAGGCAAGTTCGTATTCGCGTTCGGCGAACGTGGCCAAAGCAATGGCAAATTCCACTATCCTTGGGACGTAGACGTAAACTCGGCCGGATTAATCGCCATCTCTGATACTCGTAATCATCGCATACAGCTATTCACCGGTAACGGAATGTTCTTGAAGAAGTTCGGCTTCGAGAGCATGTCGAACATGTGGAAATTCTTCGACTCTCCTCGAGGTCTGTGCTTTACTCCGGATAACACGATCATGGTGACGGATTTCAATAATCATAGATTATACGAAATCGATATCGAAAAGACACCGAAGCTTTTGAACGCAGATAACTATAAACGATGCGAATTATTCAGACCTCAAGGGCTAGCCATGGATGCAGATGGTAACGTACTAGTCGCCGATTGTCGCAATAACCGGATACAAGTGTTTTCACGTGCTGGAGAATTGATCGGATCGTTCGGTGTGGCCGGAAAGGAACTGGGACAGTTTGATAGACCGAGTGGAATCGCCCTGACTCCGGATGGCAAAATCGTCGTAGTCGATTTCGGTAATCATAGAATTCAGATATTCTAA
- the LOC135834737 gene encoding mediator of RNA polymerase II transcription subunit 29-like translates to MQANPVQQQQQERVDNIAKVKMLTSQLRDILSSTLRTAAQTIHANNLIDSGSLKANDAQIPRLDKSIEEFFAVCDQIEDNLKTAMECYQQSASSQRYLPLPVAPNRFEPHPQENNALAYPQYLTAVRSQISYLKEVHDLLLNASQNIGPNE, encoded by the exons atgCAAGCTAATCCGGTTCAACAGCAGCAGCAAGAGAGAGTCGATAACATAGCCAAAGTAAAAATGCTCACATCTCAACTGAGAGATATTTTATCT AGTACCCTGAGAACAGCTGCTCAAACGATTCATGCCAACAACTTGATTGATTCGGGATCTTT GAAAGCGAACGATGCTCAGATACCTCGTCTTGATAAATCTATCGAAGAATTCTTCGCTGTTTGCGATCAAATTGAAGACAACTTG AAAACAGCTATGGAATGCTATCAACAAAGTGCAAGTAGTCAACGTTATTTGCCCCTGCCGGTGGCTCCTAATAGATTCGAACCACATCCTCAGGAAAACAACGCATTGGCGTATCCGCAATATTTAACTGCAGTACGATCTCAGATTTCTTATTTGAAAGAAGTTCATGATTTGCTTTTGAATGCTTCTCAAAATATTGGTCCTAATGAATAG